The Streptomyces tendae DNA segment GCACGATGTTGGAGTGGTGCTCCATCTCCGTGATGACGATCTCGGTCTCGTGGTCCACCCGGTAGGGCTCGTCGGCCCAGCCGAGCATGTTGGCCACGAGGTTGAGCGACTCGGAGGCGTTCTTGGTGAAGATCACCTCGTCGCGCGAGGGCGCGTTGACGAACTCCGCGACCTTGTCGCGCGCACCCTCGTACAGCGCCGTGGCCTCCTCGGCGAGCACATGCACACCGCGGTGGACGTTGGCGTTGTAGCGCTCGTAGTACTCGCCGAGGGCGTCCAGCACCTGCCGCGGCTTCTGGCTGGTCGCCGCGTTGTCCAGGTACACGAGCTTGCGCCCGTCGTGGACCTGCCGGTCCAGGATGGGGAAGTCCTTGCGGATCGCCTCGGTGTCGAGGAGGCCCGGCAGCTGTGTCACTCGGATGCGCCACCCTTCGTGTCGACTCCGTCGTGCTTCGCATATGCCTCGTAGCCCTCGGCCTCCAGCTTGTCGGCGAGCTCGGGGCCGCCGGACTCGGCGATCCGTCCGGCCGCGAAGACGTGGACGTGGTCGGGCTTGATGTAGCGCAGGATGCGCGTGTAGTGCGTGATCAGCAGGGTGCCGACCTGACCGGACTCGCGGACCCGGTTGACGCCCTCGGAGACGACGCGCAGGGCGTCGACGTCCAGACCGGAGTCGGTCTCGTCAAGGATCGCGACCTTCGGCTTGAGCAGCTCCAGCTGAAGGATCTCGTGGCGCTTCTTCTCACCGCCGGAGAAGCCCTCGTTGACGTTGCGCTCGGCGAAGGCGGGGTCCATGTTGAGGCGCTCCATGGCCTCCCGGACCTCCTTCACCCAGGTGCGCAGCTTCGGGGCCTCGCCGCGGATGGCGGTGGCGGAGGTGCGCAGGAAGTTGGAGACGGAGACGCCGGGAACCTCGACCGGGTACTGCATGGCGAGGAACAGGCCGGCGCGGGCGCGCTCGTCGACGGACATCTCCAGGACGTCCTCGCCGTCGAGGGTGACGGTGCCGCCGGTGATCGTGTACTTGGGGTGACCCGCGAGGGAGTAGGCGAGGGTCGACTTGCCCGAGCCGTTGGGGCCCATGATGGCGTGCGTCTCGCCCTGCTTCACGGTCAGGTCGACGCCCTTGAGGATCTCCTTCGTGGCGTTGTCGGCCTCGACGGTGACGTGCAGGTCTCGGATTTCAAGCGTTGCCATGGGTGCCTCAGGACTCCTGGGTGAGGGAGACGAGCACGTCGTCCCCTTCGATCTTGACGGGGTAAACGGGGACGGGGCGCGTCGCCGGGAGGGCGTCGGGCTTTCCGGAACGGAGGTCGAAGCGCGAGCCGTGCAGCCAGCACTCGATGTGGCAGTCGTCGACTTCGCCTTCCGAGAGGGACACGTTCGCGTGCGAGCAGATGTCGTTGATCGCGAACACCTCGCCCTCGGTGCGCACGACGGAGACCGGCGTGCCGTCGAGTTCCACCCGCTTCGGGGTGTCCTCCTCCAGCTCGCCCAGTCCACAGACGCGTACGAAGGTCATGCGACCGCGGCCTCCAGCTCCTCCTCGATCTTGGCGATCAGGCGCTCCTCGATGTCGGGGACGCCGATCTGCTGGACGAGCTCGGCGAAGAAGCCCCGGACCACCAGGCGGCGGGCGTCCTTCTCGGGGATGCCGCGGGCCATCAGGTAGAAGAGCTGCTCGTCGTCGAAGCGGCCGGTCGCGGAGGCGTGGCCGGCGCCGACGATCTCGCCGGTCTCGATCTCCAGGTTAGGCACGGAGTCGACCCGCGCGCCGTCGGTGAGGACAAGGTTCCGGTTCATCTCGTAGGTGTCGGTGCCCTCGGCCTTGGCCTCGATGAGCACGTCGCCGATCCACACGGCGTGCGCCTCCTCGCCCTGCAGCGCGCCCTTGTAGACGACGTTGGACTTGCAGTGCGGGACGTTGTGGTCGACCAGGAGGCGGTGCTCCTGGTGCTGGCCGGCGTCGGTGAAGTACAGGCCGAACAGCTCGGCCTCGCCGCCGGGGCCCGCGTAGATGACGCGCGGGTGGAGGCGGACGACGTCGCCGCCGAAGGTGACGACGACCGACTTGAAGGAGGCGTCGCGTCCGACGAGCGCGTTGTGCTGGGCGACGTGCACGGCCTTGTCGTCCCAGTCCTGGACCGAGACCACGGTCAGCTTGGCGCCGTCCCCGAGGACGTACTCGACGTTGGCGGCGAGCACCGCGTCACCGGTGTGGTCGATGACCACGAGGGCCTCGGCGAAGGCGCCGAGCTCGATCACCTGGTGGCCGTAGGCGGTGCCGCCGTCGCCGTGCACCGCGATGCGGATCGGCTCCGTGAGGACGGTCTCCTTGGGCACGGTCACGACCGAGGCCCGGGTGAAGGCCGAGTACGCCTGGGCGGCGACGCGGTCCGCCGGGGCGCCGGTGCGGCCGAGCCGGGCGTCGTCGCGGCCGACGGTCTCGACGGTGACGCCCTCGGGCGCCTCGACGGCGATCTTGACGCCCTCGTCGGTGGCGGTGGCGGTGCCGTCGTGCAGGCCGCGCAGCCGCTCCAGCGGGGTGAACCGCCACTCCTCCTCACGGCCGTGGGGGACGGGGAAGTCCGCCACGTCGAAGGACGGGGGCGCGCTCATGCGCGTGGCGACGGTCGACTCGGCGGCGACCGCGATCGAACCGGCGGTCGTCGATCCGACCGGGATGTTCTGAGCCTCAGCCATGGCTGTCGTAGTGCTCGCTTTCCTTACGTAAGGGGCTTGACGGAACGGCGGGGCGGCCGATGGCCGCCCCTGGCCGGTGTCAGCCGACCGCGCCTTCCATCTGGAGCTCGATCAGCCGGTTGAGCTCGAGCGCGTACTCCATCGGCAGTTCCTTGGCGATCGGCTCGACGAAGCCGCGCACGATCATCGCCATCGCCTCGAACTCGCTCAGACCGCGGCTCATCAGGTAGAAGAGCTGGTCCTCGGAGACCTTGGAGACGGTCGCCTCGTGGCCCATGGACACGTCGTCCTCGCGGACGTCCACGTAGGGGTAGGTGTCCGAGCGGGAGATGGTGTCCACGAGCAGCGCGTCGCACAGCACGTTGGACTTGGCGCCGGGGGCGCCCTCGCCGATCTCGATCAGACCGCGGTAGGAGGTACGGCCGCCACCGCGCGCCACCGACTTGGAGACGATGTTGGACGAGGTGTTCGGGGCCATGTGGACCATCTTGGCGCCCGCGTCCTGGTGCTGGCCCTCGCCCGCGAAGGCGATGGACAGGGTCTCGCCCTTGGCGTGCTCGCCCATCAGGTAGACGGCCGGGTACTTCATGGTGACCTTGGAGCCGATGTTGCCGTCGACCCACTCCATGGTCGCGCCCTCGTAGGCCACGGCGCGCTTGGTGACCAGGTTGTAGACGTTGTTCGACCAGTTCTGGATGGTCGTGTAACGGCAGCGGGCGTTCTTCTTGACGATGATCTCGACGACCGCGGAGTGCAGCGAGTCCGACTTGTAGATCGGCGCGGTGCAGCCCTCGACGTAGTGCACGTAGGCACCCTCGTCGACGATGATCAGGGTCCGCTCGAACTGACCCATGTTCTCGGTGTTGATCCGGAAGTAGGCCTGGAGCGGGATCTCCACGTGCACGCCCGGGGGGACGTAGATGAAGGAGCCGCCGGACCACACCGCGGAGTTCAGTGACGCGAACTTGTTGTCGCCGACCGGGATGACCGTGCCGAAGTACTCCTTGAAGAGCTCCGGGTGCTCCTTCAGGGCGGTGTCGGTGTCGAGGAAGATGACGCCCTGCTCCTCCAGGTCCTCGCGGATCTGGTGGTAGACGACCTCGGACTCGTACTGGGCGGCGACACCGGCGACGAGGCGCTTCTTCTCGGCCTCGGGGATGCCCAGCTTGTCGTAGGTGTTCTTGATGTCCTCGGGGAGGTCCTCCCAGGACTCCGCCTGCTTCTCCGTGGAGCGCACGAAGTACTTGATGTTGTCGAAGTCGATGCCGGAGAGGTCGGAGCCCCAGTTCGGCATGGGCTTCTTCTCGAACAGGCGCAGGCCCTTGAGACGGAGCTTGGTCATCCACTCCGGCTCGTTCTTCTTCCCGGAGATGTCCCGGACGACTTCCTCGTTCAGGCCGCGTCGCGCCGACGCACCGGCCTCGTCACGGTCGGCCCAGCCGTATTCGTAGTTGCCCAGACCCTCCAGCTCGGGGTGGGCAGTCTCCGTGGGGAGAGTCATGCGGGGTTCCTCCCGGACGTGCTTGCAGATGCGTTGTGGGAAATCTTGGGGATGAACGTCGTGCAGACGCCGTCGCCGTGCGCGATCGTCGCCAGCCGCTGTACGTGCGTACCGAGAAGCTCGGCGAAAAATTCCGTCTCGGCCTCGCAGAGCTGTGGGAACTGTTCGGCGACGTGGGCGACCGGGCAGTGGTGCTGGCAGAGCTGCTCGCCGACCGGTGCGCTGCGCGCGGTGGCAGCGTACCCGTCCGCGCTGAGCGCCTTGGCCAGCGCCTCCGTCCGCTTCTCGGGCGGCACACCCTCGACCGCCTTGCGGTACGCGCCGGCCTGACCGGCGATGCGGGCGCGGGCGAACGCGGCGATCGCCTCGCCGCCGCCCTCCCGCTCCGCGATCCAGCGCAGCGCGTCCACCGCCAGTTTGTCGTAGGACTGGTCGAAGGCGTCCCGGCCGCAGTCGGTCAGGGCGAACGCCTTGGCCGGGCGCCCACGCGAGCGGGCGCCGTAGACGCGGCGGTCACGGGCCTCCACCACGTTGTCCGCGGCCAGGGCGTCCAGATGCCGGCGTACGGCCGCCTGGGTGAGCTTCAGCCGCTCGGCCAGTTCGGCGACGGTCGACGGGCCGTGATCCAGGATGGAGCGGGCGACGCGGTTGCGGGTGGACCGCTCACCGGTTGCCAGCTCCTCGTGGGACGCCTCGCCAACGTTTTTCACAACGCCATTGTTGCGTAATTCATCGGAGCCCGGCAAGCCGCGTCCTGACCGCCCCCCGTGCGCTGCGTCACTTAGGTGAACCTAATCTGACCTGCGCAAACGATCTTTGATCGATCAAACCGGGGACGCTCCCGGACACCCCGTGGACACCACCCGCACCCCCTCCGACCGGCCAGGTTGTCCGTCGGGGACCACTCGGCGCGGGTCCAGGCAAGGGCGCTTTTCCCGTCCGGGCGACTTCCCGCACCCCCCGGTCGGAGCCGCCCGGCATCTCCCTAGACTCGTGACCCATGCGAAGTGAGCCCGTGGTCCAGGTGCAGGCCCTGGTGAAGCGGTACGGCGCGAAGACCGCGGTGGACGGCCTCGACCTGGTGGCCCGGCAGGGCGTGACCGCCGTGCTCGGCCCCAACGGCGCCGGCAAGACGACCACGGTAGAGACCTGCGAGGGGTACCGGAGGCCGGACTCCGGCACGGTACGCGTCCTGGGCCTCGACCCGGTCCGCCAGACGGCGGCGCTGCGGCCCCGCATCGGCGTGATGCTCCAGTCCGGCGGCGTGTACGCGGGGGCCCGGGCGGAGGAGATGCTGCGGCACGTGGCCAAACTGCACGCGCGCCCGCTGGACGTCGACGCGCTGATCGAGCGGCTCGGCCTCGGCTCCTGCGGCCGGACCACGTACCGGAGGCTGTCCGGCGGGCAGCAGCAGCGGCTCGCGCTGGCGATGGCCGTGGTGGGCCGCCCGGAACTGGTGTTCCTGGACGAGCCGACCGCCGGCCTCGACCCGCAGGCCCGCCACGCCACCTGGGACCTGGTCCGCGACCTGCGCACCGACGGCGTCTCCGTCGTCCTGACCACGCACTACATGGACGAGGCCGAGCAGCTCGCCGACGACGTGGCGATCATCGACGCCGGCCGGGTCGTCGCCCAGGGCTCCCCCGAGGAGCTGTGCCGCGGCGGCGCCGAGAACACCCTGCGCTTCTCCGGACGGCCCGGGCTGGACGTGGCCTCCCTGCTCAAGGCGCTGCCGTCCGACGCCTCGGCCGCCGAGGTGACCCCGGGCTCCTACCGGGTCACCGGCAAGGTCGACCCGCAGCTGCTCGCCACGGTGACCTCCTGGTGCGCGCAGCACGGCGTGCTGCCGGACCGGATCTCGGTGGAGCGCCACACCTTGGAAGACGTCTTTCTGGAGCTGACCGGCAAGGAGCTGCGTTCGTGATCACGCATCACACCGGGACCGGCCGGGGGTCCGGGGGTTGTCCCCCGGGAAGGCACAGCCTGGAGCTGACCGGCAAGGAGCTGCGCTCGTGACGGCCACCGGGACCTACTCACCGCAGCCGGGCGCGGCGCCGCTGGCCCGCATGATCGGCGCCCAGGCGGTGCTCGAGACGAAGATGCTGCTGCGCAACGGTGAGCAGCTGCTGCTCACCGTGGTCATCCCCACCCTGCTGCTGGTGCTGTTCAGCACCGTGGACGTGGTGGACACCGGTGACGGCGCGGCGGTCGACTTCCTGGCGCCCGGCATCCTGGCGCTCGCCGTGATGTCGACGGCGTTCACCGGGCAGGCCATCGCGACCGGCTTCGAGCGCCGCTACGGCGTGCTGAAGCGGCTCGCCGCGTCGCCGCTGCCGCGCTGGGGCCTGATGACCGCCAAGACGCTGTCGGTGCTGGTCACCGAGGTGCTCCAGGTGGTCCTGGTGACGGTGATCGCGCTGCTGCTCGGCTGGGACCCGCAGGGCAGCGCCCTCGCGGTGGTCGCCCTGTTGATCCTCGGCACGGCGGCCTTCTCCGGGCTCGGGCTGCTGATGGCCGGCACGCTCAAGGCGGAGGCGACCCTCGCCGCCGCCAACCTGGTCTTCCTGCTGCTGCTCGTCGGCGGCGGGGTGGTCGTGCCGCTGGACAAGTTCCCCGACGCGGCGCAGCACGTACTGGGCCTGCTGCCCATCACCGCGCTGTCGGAGGGCCTGCGGGACGTGCTCCAGCACGGGGCCGGGATGCCCTGGGCCGACCTCGGCGTCCTCACCGCGTGGGCGGTCGCGGGGCTCGCGGCGGCCGGCGCGTTCTTCCGCTGGGAGTAGTGCGGGATGCCCGGAACCGACCCTCGTGAAAGTGTGCACAAGCGGCGGCCTACGATGGGACGCGTGCCAAACGTGACCCGCGCCGACGCCCAGGCGGCCCTGCGCAACCCGCTCGCCTTCATCGCCGCCCGCTGGACCCCGGATCCCCGGACCGTCCGCCGCGCGGCCCTCACCGCGCTCGTCATGTCGGTGGTCATCGTGGTCACCGGC contains these protein-coding regions:
- a CDS encoding ABC transporter permease; this encodes MTATGTYSPQPGAAPLARMIGAQAVLETKMLLRNGEQLLLTVVIPTLLLVLFSTVDVVDTGDGAAVDFLAPGILALAVMSTAFTGQAIATGFERRYGVLKRLAASPLPRWGLMTAKTLSVLVTEVLQVVLVTVIALLLGWDPQGSALAVVALLILGTAAFSGLGLLMAGTLKAEATLAAANLVFLLLLVGGGVVVPLDKFPDAAQHVLGLLPITALSEGLRDVLQHGAGMPWADLGVLTAWAVAGLAAAGAFFRWE
- a CDS encoding helix-turn-helix transcriptional regulator, whose amino-acid sequence is MKNVGEASHEELATGERSTRNRVARSILDHGPSTVAELAERLKLTQAAVRRHLDALAADNVVEARDRRVYGARSRGRPAKAFALTDCGRDAFDQSYDKLAVDALRWIAEREGGGEAIAAFARARIAGQAGAYRKAVEGVPPEKRTEALAKALSADGYAATARSAPVGEQLCQHHCPVAHVAEQFPQLCEAETEFFAELLGTHVQRLATIAHGDGVCTTFIPKISHNASASTSGRNPA
- the sufD gene encoding Fe-S cluster assembly protein SufD, whose amino-acid sequence is MAEAQNIPVGSTTAGSIAVAAESTVATRMSAPPSFDVADFPVPHGREEEWRFTPLERLRGLHDGTATATDEGVKIAVEAPEGVTVETVGRDDARLGRTGAPADRVAAQAYSAFTRASVVTVPKETVLTEPIRIAVHGDGGTAYGHQVIELGAFAEALVVIDHTGDAVLAANVEYVLGDGAKLTVVSVQDWDDKAVHVAQHNALVGRDASFKSVVVTFGGDVVRLHPRVIYAGPGGEAELFGLYFTDAGQHQEHRLLVDHNVPHCKSNVVYKGALQGEEAHAVWIGDVLIEAKAEGTDTYEMNRNLVLTDGARVDSVPNLEIETGEIVGAGHASATGRFDDEQLFYLMARGIPEKDARRLVVRGFFAELVQQIGVPDIEERLIAKIEEELEAAVA
- a CDS encoding non-heme iron oxygenase ferredoxin subunit is translated as MTFVRVCGLGELEEDTPKRVELDGTPVSVVRTEGEVFAINDICSHANVSLSEGEVDDCHIECWLHGSRFDLRSGKPDALPATRPVPVYPVKIEGDDVLVSLTQES
- the sufC gene encoding Fe-S cluster assembly ATPase SufC, which produces MATLEIRDLHVTVEADNATKEILKGVDLTVKQGETHAIMGPNGSGKSTLAYSLAGHPKYTITGGTVTLDGEDVLEMSVDERARAGLFLAMQYPVEVPGVSVSNFLRTSATAIRGEAPKLRTWVKEVREAMERLNMDPAFAERNVNEGFSGGEKKRHEILQLELLKPKVAILDETDSGLDVDALRVVSEGVNRVRESGQVGTLLITHYTRILRYIKPDHVHVFAAGRIAESGGPELADKLEAEGYEAYAKHDGVDTKGGASE
- a CDS encoding ABC transporter ATP-binding protein, producing the protein MRSEPVVQVQALVKRYGAKTAVDGLDLVARQGVTAVLGPNGAGKTTTVETCEGYRRPDSGTVRVLGLDPVRQTAALRPRIGVMLQSGGVYAGARAEEMLRHVAKLHARPLDVDALIERLGLGSCGRTTYRRLSGGQQQRLALAMAVVGRPELVFLDEPTAGLDPQARHATWDLVRDLRTDGVSVVLTTHYMDEAEQLADDVAIIDAGRVVAQGSPEELCRGGAENTLRFSGRPGLDVASLLKALPSDASAAEVTPGSYRVTGKVDPQLLATVTSWCAQHGVLPDRISVERHTLEDVFLELTGKELRS
- the sufB gene encoding Fe-S cluster assembly protein SufB, whose translation is MTLPTETAHPELEGLGNYEYGWADRDEAGASARRGLNEEVVRDISGKKNEPEWMTKLRLKGLRLFEKKPMPNWGSDLSGIDFDNIKYFVRSTEKQAESWEDLPEDIKNTYDKLGIPEAEKKRLVAGVAAQYESEVVYHQIREDLEEQGVIFLDTDTALKEHPELFKEYFGTVIPVGDNKFASLNSAVWSGGSFIYVPPGVHVEIPLQAYFRINTENMGQFERTLIIVDEGAYVHYVEGCTAPIYKSDSLHSAVVEIIVKKNARCRYTTIQNWSNNVYNLVTKRAVAYEGATMEWVDGNIGSKVTMKYPAVYLMGEHAKGETLSIAFAGEGQHQDAGAKMVHMAPNTSSNIVSKSVARGGGRTSYRGLIEIGEGAPGAKSNVLCDALLVDTISRSDTYPYVDVREDDVSMGHEATVSKVSEDQLFYLMSRGLSEFEAMAMIVRGFVEPIAKELPMEYALELNRLIELQMEGAVG